A region from the Pelobates fuscus isolate aPelFus1 chromosome 1, aPelFus1.pri, whole genome shotgun sequence genome encodes:
- the GPR143 gene encoding G-protein coupled receptor 143, producing the protein MASPRLETFCCPNRDLATELVLDYQPQVFGSLCIGSGLVSMLLTILQLLPKTKQGYRKLGRFTLPKPSSSRILLLVVICDMLGCLGIVLRSIVWISSPAFIGNMSILNTTDIWPTAFCVGSGMWIQLFYSASFWWLFCYAIDAYLVVRRSAGISTIVLYHMMTWGLAILLCIEGVAMLYYPSVSNCENGLEHAIPHYVTTYAPLLLVLIVNPVLFARTVSAVASLLKGRSGIYTENERRLGTEIQIRFFKIMLVFVICWAANIINECLLFYLEMQPDINGVLLKNVRNAVLITWFIMGILNPMQGFLFTLAFYGWTGCHIDFKFNQKEIVWEPISTSTVGEPTHNGHITSFLNYPGYIQNPNKTDLENSHQTDEALGMLSEGSDDSTIEIHISNELPDLDDIEADDESMDNNEVPKRVK; encoded by the exons ATGGCTTCTCCTCGACTGGAGACATTCTGTTGCCCCAATAGGGACCTAGCCACTGAATTAGTCCTGGACTACCAGCCTCAAGTATTTGGTTCCTTGTGCATAGGCAGTGGGTTAGTTAGCATGCTTTTGACCATTCTACAGCTTCTTCCAAAAACCAAACAAGGCTACCGGAAACTGGGAAGATTCACTCTGCCCAAACCATCCTCGTCCAGAATTCTTCTTCTAGTTGTCATCTGTGACATGCTGGGCTGTTTAG GGATTGTATTGAGATCAATAGTATGGATATCGTCTCCAGCTTTCATTGGGAATATGTCTATATTGAATACAACAGATATCTGGCCTACAGCCTTTTGTGTTGGAAGCGGG ATGTGGATACAGCTTTTTTATAGTGCTAGTTTTTGGTGGTTGTTTTGCTATGCCATTGATGCCTATCTGGTGGTTCGAAGATCAGCAGGAATAAG CACGATTGTCCTGTATCATATGATGACATGGGGCTTGGCAATCCTACTTTGCATTGAAGGTGTTGCAATGCTTTACTATCCTTCTGTATCCAA CTGTGAAAATGGATTGGAACATGCCATTCCTCACTATGTCACCACATATGCTCCTCTCCTGCTTGTTTTGATTGTGAATCCGGTCTTGTTTGCAAGGACGGTATCAGCAG TTGCCTCTCTACTAAAGGGAAGATCTGGAATTTATACCGAAAATGAAAGACGTTTGGGTACAGAAATTCAGATCCGTTTTTTCAAGATCATGCTGGTGTTCGTCATCTG TTGGGCAGCCAATATCATCAATGAGTGCCTTTTGTTCTATCTGGAAATGCAACCAGATATCAATGGAGTGCTGCTGAAAAATGTGAGGAATGCCGTACTCATCACATGGTTCATAATG GGAATACTGAATCCTATGCAAGGCTTCCTCTTTACACTAGCTTTCTATGGATGGACAGGATGTCATATAGACTTCAAATTTAATCAAAAGGAAATAGTTTGGGAGCCGATATCTACATCAACTGTTGGTGAACCAACGCACAATGGTCATATTACTTCCTTCCTGAACTATCCTGGTTACATCCAGAACCCAAACAAGACTGATTTGGAAAATAGCCATCAAACTGATGAAGCACTTGGCATGCTCTCTGAAG